GTAAATTCCCGGAGCGGGAGGAAGCCCAAAAGCTGCTGGAAAGTTTGCCGGCAGGAGGGAAGTAGCAGATTCAGGCAGCAGGCAGGGCACATCTTGGCCCCCTGGCCGGCGCTAACCACCGCCGGCCAGGTCATGGGCCTGGAGAAAGTGGTTCTCTGTTCTTTAAAATCGCGGTTTCCCTCAATCAGGAGTTTCTGAAAAAAAATTAGTGAGCTATGATGTTTTAATGTGCCCTTTTCAAAAAAGGAAACTACCATGAATGCCTCAAACATTCCCATCTACGGAGTGATCCTGGCCGGGGGCTGGGGGACGCGCTTTTGGCCCTTGAGCCGGTCGCAGTATCCCAAGCAGGTGCTGCGCCTGTTGGGCTCCGAATCCATGCTGCAATCTACCGTTGAGCGCCTGATCCCGCGGATTCCGGCTGCGCGGCTGGCGGTGGTGACCAATGCCTCCCAGGCCGGGCTCATTCACCAGGAATTGCAGCGTAAGGGCTGGGATGAGGTGCGGATTTGGATTGAACCCGAGGGCCGCAATACCGCTGCCGCGGTGGCGCTGGCCGCGGTTTCCCTGGCGGATGAGGCTGAAGACGGGGTTATGGCCGTGTTCCCGGCCGATCATTTCATCCGGGACCAGGCCAGCCTGCTTAAGGGTTTGGATCTGGGAGCCGGCTGGGCTCAGGCCGGCTACCTGGTAACGTTCGGCATTCCCCCAACCCGTGCAGAGACGGGCTACGGCTACATCAAGCAAGGGGCGCCGTTAGATGACCAGGGGCGGGCCTCCCGGGTCGACCGCTTTATCGAGAAGCCCCCTCTAGCTCAGGCTCAGGAGTTTCTGGCCGATGGGAGATACCTCTGGAATAGCGGTATCTTTCTGTTTCGCCCGGATGTCGTCTTAGAAGCCTATTCCCGGTATTTGCCGGACCTGTACCGTGAACTGGTCCGGTTACGGAATCCGGAGAACCTGGCCTCTCTGGAAGAAATCTACCCGCGCCTCCCCAGCATCTCTTTTGATCACGGCATTATGGAGAAAGCTGACAACGTAGTGGTGGTGCCAGTGGAGATGGGCTGGAACGATGTGGGGACCTGGGAAGCCCTGCACGAACTCTTCCCCAAAGATGAGCGCGGGAACGTCAGGGAAGGCCGGGTCCTGGACCAGGATAGCCAACAGTGCGTTTTTTGGGCGCAAAACCGGCTGGTGGCCACCATCGGCTTAACCAACACCATCGTGGTGGACACCCCGGATGCCACCCTGGTCTGCCACCGGGATCGGGCCCAGGAAGTCAAAGAGCTGGTGACGGAGCTGCACCGGCAGCAACTGGTGGAGTCGGTGCACCACACCACGGTGGAGCGTCCTTGGGGCCGCTATACGGTCACCGACGAAGGCCCAGGTTTTAAAGTTAAGCGGATCGTGGTGGATGCGGGTAAAAAACTCAGTCTCCAGGTGCATCAGCGCCGGGCGGAACACTGGGTGGTGGTTGACGGGACGGCCCAGGTCACCCTAGGGCAGGAACTCAGGTTGGTGTCCAGTAATCAGAGTGTGTATATTCCTCAAAAGACTCCGCATCGGCTGGAAAATCCCACCATCGAGCCCTTGCAGATTGTCGAGGTGCAGACGGGGGATTACCTGGAAGAGGACGATATCATGCGCCTGGAAGATGATTATTGGCACCCCGACAAAGCCTGAAAAGAAAACCGGCGGGCAGAGATTGCGTTGGATAATGCCGCGGACTATGATGAGGCGAGAAATTTAAGGAAGAAGAGGTTGAAATAATGGGGCAGGGAAAAAAGGCCCTGGTGACGGGGATAACCGGGCAGGATGGCAGCTATCTGGCAGAGTTGCTTTTGTCCAAGGGTTATGAAGTGCACGGCCTGGTGCGGCGGTCCAGCACCTTTAACACCCGGCGCATTGACCATCTCTATGTGGACCCGCATGAAACGGGAGCCCGGTTTTTTCTCCATTATGGGGATCTGAGCGACTCCGGGCAACTCAGCCATTTGATCTATAATCTGCAACCTGAGGAGATCTACCACCTGGCCGCCCAGAGCCACGTGCGGGTGAGCTTTGACATGCCCGAATACACCGGGGATGTGACGGGCCTGGGGGTCACCCGGCTCCTGGAGGCTATTCGCCGCAGCGGCATCAAGACGCGGTTTTACCAGGCCTCGTCCAGTGAACTGTTCGGCGACTCCCCGGCGCCCCAGAACGAAGCGACGCCCTTGCGCCCCCGGAGCCCGTACGCCGCGGCCAAGCTTTATGGCTACTGGATGGTGCGGAACTATCGGGAAGCTTACGGCCTGTTTGCCACCAACGGCATCCTCTTCAACCATGAATCGCCCCGGCGAGGCGAGACGTTTGTGACCCGCAAGATCACTCGGGCTGTGGCCCGGATCAAGTTTGGCTTGCAGAAAAAACTTTACCTGGGCAACCTGGACGCCAAGCGGGATTGGGGTTATGCGCCGGACTTCGTAGAAGCCATGTGGCTCATGCTGCAGCAGGACACCCCGGAAGATTTTGTGATTGCCACCGGCGAGGCCCATTCGGTCCGGGAGTTTTTGGAAGGAGCCTTCGCCCATGTCAACCTGGACTGGCGGGACTATGTCGAGATCGACCCCAAGTACTTCCGGCCCACGGAAGTGGACTTCTTATGGGGAGATGCCGGCAAGGCCAAGAAAATCCTGGGCTGGCAGCCCCGGGTCAGTTTTCAAGAGTTGGTGCGCATCATGGTGGACGCCGATCTCCAAGCTCTGATGGATATGCGTCAGTGTCAGGATGTGATTGAGCGCCTGCGGCAGGAAAATCACCTCGATCCTTTAGGCCGCGGTAGTGCTCCTCGCTAGCCGGGGATTCAAGGAACAATATAATGGAATTGGACGCCAAAATCTATGTAGCCGGGCATCAGGGCCTGGTGGGCGGCGCCATCTGGCAGCGCCTGCAGGCTGCCGGGTTTCGTAATCTGGTGGGACGCAGCTTACAGGAACTGGACCTGCGGGACCAGGCCGCAGTGGCCGCGTTTTTCGACCAGGAACGCCCGGAGTATGTTTTTTTGGCGGCCGCCCGGGTGGGGGGGATCAGGGCCAACTCCACTTTTCCGGCGGAGTTTATTTACGACAACCTGATGATTGAGACCAACCTTGTGCACCAGGCCTACCGGCACGAGGTCAAGAAGCTCTTGTTCCTGGGCAGTTCCTGTATCTACCCCAAGCTTTGTCCCCAGCCCATGCACGAAGAATCTCTCCTGGACGGCAAGCTGGAACCCACCAATGAACCCTACGCGGTGGCGAAAATCGCCGGCATCAAGCTCTGCCAGGCCTATAACCGGCAGTACGGCACCTGCTTTATCTCGGTGATGCCCACCAATCTCTATGGCCCCGGGGACAATTTTGACCTGCTGGACTCCCATGTCATTCCTGCGCTCATCCGAAAGTTTCACCAGGGCAAGGTGGGCGGGGCGCCGGAAGTGAAGGTCTGGGGCACCGGGGCTCCCCGGCGGGAATTTCTTTACGTGCATGACCTGGCCGACGCCTGTCTTTTCTTGATGGAACGCTATCAGGAGGGGGAAATTATTAATATCGGGGTAGGGCAAGATCTGCAGATCCTGGAGTTAGCCCGGCTGGTGGGAGAGGTCGTCGGCTATCAAGGGCGGATTGTGCAGGACTTAAGCTACCCTGATGGCACCCCGCAGAAACTTTTGGACGTCAGTAGACTTACCGCCTTGGGCTGGCAGGCCCAAACACCCCTCAAAGAGGGCCTGCAAAAGACGTATGATTGGTTTCTCCGCAGCCCCTGGGCGGGGGAAGTCTAACGCACCTCATCTCCGGCAGGACTCGCGTTCAACCAATCAGACCCCCGATGATCTCTTCGATGCGTTGGGCCGCCTGGCCGTCGCCATAGGGGTTGCGGGCCTGGGCCATGGTTTGATAGCTGACCGGGACCTCCATAAGTTCTTTAATTTCATGAAAAATCGTGGCTCTATCCGTGCCTACCAGTTTAACTGTTTTGGCCCAGACCCCCTCGGGGCGCTCGGTAACGTCTCTCATGACCAGCACCGGCTTCCCCAGGGCGGGAGCCTCTTCCTGGATGCCGCCGGAATCGGTTAAGACCACATAGCTTTGACTGAGCAGATACACGAAGGGGGCATAATCCAAGGGGGGTAACAGGAAGAGGCGGCCACCCGGCCCTTCCCCGGCAGCCCCACTGACCGGGGCCAGGATCTGCTTTACCGGGCGCTGCACATTGGGATTGAGGTGCACCGGATAAACCACCACGGCATCGGCAAAGGACTCCACCACATCCCGCAAGGCCCAGCAAATGCTTTCGAACCCGGGCCCAAAATTTTCCCGGCGATGGCCGGTGACCAGGATCAGGCGTTTACCATTGAGCGACAACTGAAACTCCCGGGCAAAATACCCTGCCCAAGTCTCTTTTTGTTGGTCAACCCGGCCGGCAATAATCTTGAGGGCATCGATGACGGTATTGCCGGTGACCCAGATGCGCTCCGGAGCTACGCCTTCGGCCAGGAGGTTGTCACGGGCCCAGGGGGTGGGGGCAAAGTGGTAGTCGGTCAAAACCCCCGCCAATTGCCGGTTGATTTCTTCCGGAAAAGGCCGGTGCTTATCCTTGGTGCGGAGACCAGCCTCCACATGCCCCACGGGTATTTTCAGGTAGAAGGCCGCCAGGGCCGCCACAAAGGTGGTGGTGGTATCACCGTGGACCAGCACCAGGTCCGGTTGTTCCCGGCGCAGGACCTCTTTTAAGCCAATCAAGGCCCGGCTGGTGATGTCAAACAGGTCCTGGTCGGGCGACATGATATCCAGATCAAAGTCCGGCTGAATCCCAAAGATATCCAAAACCTGGTCCAACATGTGCCGGTGTTGGGCCGTCACCGCGACTTTAACCTGAAAAGAGGCCGCGGCCTTTAAGCGCAAGTACACCGGGGCCATCTTGATGGCCTCAGGCCGGGTGCCGAAAATGAGGAGGATTTTTTTCACGGCGATATTTGCGACCTTTAGCCCTTGGACACAATTTGGCGGTTTGCCGAGGACATGCCGGGGCCAAACCGGGCCGCCGCGGCAATCAGGTCCCAATTGTCTTGAAACCAGGCAATGGTGTGCTTCAGGCCTGCATCAAACGGGGTATTGGGTTGGTAGCCGATCAGGCTCTTGGCCCGGTCCACTGAGGCTAACAACCGGGGCTTGGTATCCCATTTGCGCCGGGCAGTGAAAGTGATGCCGGCTTTGTTGCCCACCTGGCTGTTAATCATCTCGGCCAGGTCGATTATGCGGGTCTCATAGCCTGAGGCCAGATTGAATTCCTGGCCCACCGCGGCGTCAAAGTAGCCGGCCCGCAGGAGCCCGTCCACGATATCGCCCACAAAGGTAAAGTCCCGGGTCTCTTCTCCGGTCCCGGTGATGGGCAGCGGCAGCCCCTGCATGGCCAGATAGATGAAGTTGGGAATCACGTTGCGGTATTGCCCAGGTACTTCGCCGGGGCCGTACGAGTTAAAAAACCTGGCCTTGACTTCCGGCACACCGTAATGGTGTTGGAAAAAGTTGCAGTAAAGTTCTCCGACCATCTTGGTAATCTGATAAGGAGAGCTCAGATGCAGGGACATAAACTCTTCAGTAAGGGGCAGAGGGGCGCTGCTCCCATAGATCGAACAGCCGGAGGAGGCGTAAACAAAACGTTTGACTCCGGCAAGATGGGCATATTGCAAGAGTTTTAAAGTGCCCAGGCCATTGACCAGCAGGTCGGTTTCAGGATGGTCGATGGAATTCTGGTTGGCGAACAACGCGGCCAGGTGAAAGACCACATCCGGCCCTTCAAAGAAAACCCGCTTGAGTTCAACTTCGTCCAGGATGCTGCCTTCCACAAACAAGACGTTCGGCAGGGCCGGCACGTTCCAGCGGGATGCAGATGACAGGTCATCCACCACCACTACCGATTTGGCGCCCAGCTCCCCCAAAGCCCGAGTTAAATTGCTGCCGATGGCCCCGGCCCCGCCGGTAACCAAAATAGTCTTTCCCCGATAGGCTTCTTTATAATCCATAGTCATTACCTCACTTGGTATAGTTGCGATCGGGACCTTATCGGCCCGAACCAAAAAGCACGATGCGGATAGTCTTGAGTAGGATCGCCAGATCCAATAACAAGCTCATGTTCTTAATATAGTAGAGATCGTATTGCAGCTTTTCTTTGGTCTCTTCCAGGGTTGCGGCATAAGAGTGCATAACCTGGGCCCAGCCAGTTATGCCTGGTTTTACCAGGAGCCGATAACTGTAGTAGGGGATTCGCTCTTTATAACCGCAGAGCACCTGGCAGGCGTGAGGGTCGGAAGCACGGCGTCCCTCCCGCAACTCCGGGACCGCCTGCTGGAATTCCCGGATAAACACTTCGCGTTCGGGGCGGGGGCCGATAAAGCTCATATCGCCTTTCAAGATATTGTAGAGTTGAGGAAGTTCATCCAACCGGGTCAGACGCAACAAACGCCCCACCCGGGTAATGCGCGGGTCGCGGTGGCAAGCAAACTGCGGTCCACACTTCTCGGCATCATTGACCATCGTGCGGAACTTTAAGATACGGAAAGGTTTGCCGTCTTTTCCCAAGCGTTCCTGGCCGAAAAAGACCGGCCCAGTGCTATCCAGTTTCACGGCCAGGGCAATGAGGACCCAAAGGGGCCAGGTCAGGGCCAATCCCAATGAGGCCAAGACCAAGTCCGTGATCCTTTTGAAGTGGCGATAGTAGACTTTATTACTGTTCAAGCTGTGGATCAGAAGCCATACATCCGAAATGTGACTGGTGGGGATCTTCCCTGCCAAAAACTCGTAGAGGCTGGGCATGTCAATTAACTGGACCCCCATAAGTGAGAAACGGACCAGGTTGTTTAACAAGCCTGTAGGGTTGCTATGAGTTATGGCCATCACCAGCATGCCAATCCTATGGGAGGTAATCACCTCGCCTAATTGGCTGCAGTTTCCCAGGACAGGGGTGCCATCAATGCTGAGACCTATTTTTTGCGGGTTATCATCCAGAAACCCCGCAACTACCAAACCGCTATTCGTGCGACCCTTGATAATTGTGTGGATTTCTTGCCCAGCCTTGCCGGCGCCGATAATCAAAACCTTTCTTTGCAGGCGCATTGGGAGAGCGATAGCCGAAAAGGAGAAGCGCCACAAAACCAAAAGCCAAACGAAGATCACCCCCTGCCATTCGACAAAGCCACGGCCAAGCACATGACGTGGGGGCAACGTGAACATGATCACCACTAACAGGGTGCCTATGAGAGACGACAAAATGATCGTGCTGATATTTTCAAGCCGCCGAAAATCAAGGTAATGATCATACAGATTGGCCACGTAGAGCACTAAGGCATAGGTCAACCCCATCAGGATTAAGGGAGTTATAAATACATCCAAGAAAAACCAGGGGATCTCGAGGGTCCTGCGGCTCAAGCAATAGCCGATAGGCACTGACAGGCCAAACATGACCAGGTCACCGGTCAATAAAGTGAGAGGCCATATAGAAAGGGGCACGCCCAGAAGTTTGAGCATCTAGCTCACCAATCAGGAAAGGCTGGTTAATGCCAGCCGGGGGAGGTCACAGTCAAAGGCCATGGATTGGTCTTGGACTCCGGCAAACAAGGTAAGAATGTCAAGGAATCGAAACGTAATGTTCAAAGATTCTTTCAATCGGTCCACCATGCCTTCTCAGGATAGAATATGTGCATAAAGCTTGCCATTGCCCCTCGAACTCCTTGCTCATCGAACCTCAGGGGGGTTGATTAAATATCATTGCAAATTGTATTCCTTAACTGCTTCCGCCATTCCGGGTTTTCCCGTTTATAGGACTGGGGATAAATCACATCATAAAACCATAACAATTCTGAATAGTTGTCTTTCTCGCCTGTCTTCCCCTTGAACCAACTTCCTGTTCAAGTCAAGCGAAGCAACGTTGACTTGTATAAGATCGCAGCCTAACTTTGAACAACTATCAAAGAACAATAAGAGGTTAATAACTTTCAGATGTTATACGAGGAGAATCGCGGCAAGAATTGTTGGTTAATTGATAAAAAGCCCACAATTACAATTATGGTGAACATATTCAAAGGAACTAGTTTAATGTCCTGGCAAGAAGAAGAGAGCGTTTCTGATGAGGGAAAATTATGGGGGAGGATAGTAGAACTTTACCACTAAAAAGGGCGGACACACAGGTCCGCCCCTACAAAATACTGATGAACGCAGGCCGGATGCCTGTGCCCTCTATGCTTAAACCGAATCAAACGGCGCAGGCTAAAGCCTGCGACTACCAATAATAAGGGTGCGGCGGGCGCACCCTTCAGTTTTTGTCCTGCTTAGCGCTGGCGGACGTGTTCTTTGATGAAGCCGATGATATCGCCGGTGTCGGTGCCGGGGCCGAAGATGGCAGCGATGCCGGCGGTTTTCAAGGGCGGAATGTCTTCATCGGGGATGATGCCGCCGCCCATGACCAGGACATCGCTGATGCCCTTTTCCTTCACCAGGTCCAAAACCTTAGGGAACAGGTAATTGTGGGCCCCGGAGAGCACGCTCATGGCGATGACGTCCGCATCTTCCTGGAGGGCTGCTGCGACGATCTGCTCCGGGGTCTGCCTGAGGCCGGTGTATATTACTTCCATGCCGGCATC
This sequence is a window from Desulfobaccales bacterium. Protein-coding genes within it:
- a CDS encoding NAD-dependent epimerase/dehydratase family protein, translating into MDYKEAYRGKTILVTGGAGAIGSNLTRALGELGAKSVVVVDDLSSASRWNVPALPNVLFVEGSILDEVELKRVFFEGPDVVFHLAALFANQNSIDHPETDLLVNGLGTLKLLQYAHLAGVKRFVYASSGCSIYGSSAPLPLTEEFMSLHLSSPYQITKMVGELYCNFFQHHYGVPEVKARFFNSYGPGEVPGQYRNVIPNFIYLAMQGLPLPITGTGEETRDFTFVGDIVDGLLRAGYFDAAVGQEFNLASGYETRIIDLAEMINSQVGNKAGITFTARRKWDTKPRLLASVDRAKSLIGYQPNTPFDAGLKHTIAWFQDNWDLIAAAARFGPGMSSANRQIVSKG
- a CDS encoding GDP-L-fucose synthase; its protein translation is MELDAKIYVAGHQGLVGGAIWQRLQAAGFRNLVGRSLQELDLRDQAAVAAFFDQERPEYVFLAAARVGGIRANSTFPAEFIYDNLMIETNLVHQAYRHEVKKLLFLGSSCIYPKLCPQPMHEESLLDGKLEPTNEPYAVAKIAGIKLCQAYNRQYGTCFISVMPTNLYGPGDNFDLLDSHVIPALIRKFHQGKVGGAPEVKVWGTGAPRREFLYVHDLADACLFLMERYQEGEIINIGVGQDLQILELARLVGEVVGYQGRIVQDLSYPDGTPQKLLDVSRLTALGWQAQTPLKEGLQKTYDWFLRSPWAGEV
- the wecB gene encoding UDP-N-acetylglucosamine 2-epimerase (non-hydrolyzing), which codes for MKKILLIFGTRPEAIKMAPVYLRLKAAASFQVKVAVTAQHRHMLDQVLDIFGIQPDFDLDIMSPDQDLFDITSRALIGLKEVLRREQPDLVLVHGDTTTTFVAALAAFYLKIPVGHVEAGLRTKDKHRPFPEEINRQLAGVLTDYHFAPTPWARDNLLAEGVAPERIWVTGNTVIDALKIIAGRVDQQKETWAGYFAREFQLSLNGKRLILVTGHRRENFGPGFESICWALRDVVESFADAVVVYPVHLNPNVQRPVKQILAPVSGAAGEGPGGRLFLLPPLDYAPFVYLLSQSYVVLTDSGGIQEEAPALGKPVLVMRDVTERPEGVWAKTVKLVGTDRATIFHEIKELMEVPVSYQTMAQARNPYGDGQAAQRIEEIIGGLIG
- a CDS encoding cobalamin B12-binding domain-containing protein, encoding MPEERKIRVLAAKPGLDGHDRGIKVICAALRDAGMEVIYTGLRQTPEQIVAAALQEDADVIAMSVLSGAHNYLFPKVLDLVKEKGISDVLVMGGGIIPDEDIPPLKTAGIAAIFGPGTDTGDIIGFIKEHVRQR
- a CDS encoding mannose-1-phosphate guanylyltransferase/mannose-6-phosphate isomerase; the encoded protein is MNASNIPIYGVILAGGWGTRFWPLSRSQYPKQVLRLLGSESMLQSTVERLIPRIPAARLAVVTNASQAGLIHQELQRKGWDEVRIWIEPEGRNTAAAVALAAVSLADEAEDGVMAVFPADHFIRDQASLLKGLDLGAGWAQAGYLVTFGIPPTRAETGYGYIKQGAPLDDQGRASRVDRFIEKPPLAQAQEFLADGRYLWNSGIFLFRPDVVLEAYSRYLPDLYRELVRLRNPENLASLEEIYPRLPSISFDHGIMEKADNVVVVPVEMGWNDVGTWEALHELFPKDERGNVREGRVLDQDSQQCVFWAQNRLVATIGLTNTIVVDTPDATLVCHRDRAQEVKELVTELHRQQLVESVHHTTVERPWGRYTVTDEGPGFKVKRIVVDAGKKLSLQVHQRRAEHWVVVDGTAQVTLGQELRLVSSNQSVYIPQKTPHRLENPTIEPLQIVEVQTGDYLEEDDIMRLEDDYWHPDKA
- the gmd gene encoding GDP-mannose 4,6-dehydratase — its product is MGQGKKALVTGITGQDGSYLAELLLSKGYEVHGLVRRSSTFNTRRIDHLYVDPHETGARFFLHYGDLSDSGQLSHLIYNLQPEEIYHLAAQSHVRVSFDMPEYTGDVTGLGVTRLLEAIRRSGIKTRFYQASSSELFGDSPAPQNEATPLRPRSPYAAAKLYGYWMVRNYREAYGLFATNGILFNHESPRRGETFVTRKITRAVARIKFGLQKKLYLGNLDAKRDWGYAPDFVEAMWLMLQQDTPEDFVIATGEAHSVREFLEGAFAHVNLDWRDYVEIDPKYFRPTEVDFLWGDAGKAKKILGWQPRVSFQELVRIMVDADLQALMDMRQCQDVIERLRQENHLDPLGRGSAPR
- a CDS encoding sugar transferase, producing the protein MFGLSVPIGYCLSRRTLEIPWFFLDVFITPLILMGLTYALVLYVANLYDHYLDFRRLENISTIILSSLIGTLLVVIMFTLPPRHVLGRGFVEWQGVIFVWLLVLWRFSFSAIALPMRLQRKVLIIGAGKAGQEIHTIIKGRTNSGLVVAGFLDDNPQKIGLSIDGTPVLGNCSQLGEVITSHRIGMLVMAITHSNPTGLLNNLVRFSLMGVQLIDMPSLYEFLAGKIPTSHISDVWLLIHSLNSNKVYYRHFKRITDLVLASLGLALTWPLWVLIALAVKLDSTGPVFFGQERLGKDGKPFRILKFRTMVNDAEKCGPQFACHRDPRITRVGRLLRLTRLDELPQLYNILKGDMSFIGPRPEREVFIREFQQAVPELREGRRASDPHACQVLCGYKERIPYYSYRLLVKPGITGWAQVMHSYAATLEETKEKLQYDLYYIKNMSLLLDLAILLKTIRIVLFGSGR